The following coding sequences are from one Pseudomonas mendocina window:
- a CDS encoding amidohydrolase family protein: protein MKRRHFMVGAGALVGASLLAENLPGLGSASQSGAPESEEAPVSVEPHSASWRVDVHHHLLPPFYVEALQRAGFGGVAGQTLPPWTPEHSLALLDAQGIQAALMSLPAPAVDFAEPAARAELARRCNEYAAELVQRQANRFGTFATLPLPSTAEACTEAIHALDVLKADGVMLLASSSGVFLGDPRLDELMAELDRREATVFVQPNLHPSSQTLAVEAPGFVLELVCDTTRAAVNLMLSGTMERYPGIRWILANAGGFLPYAAWRVSLANAIPEFQERVPQGVMSYLQRFYFDTALAPSAPTQAVLHELVEPRQVLFGSGFPIAPPALVEQQLAELGSASPWSATQLAGIARGHGLSLFPRFAKAGEAVVAAPRHASESTLHRLGRTATQPLAALAQRLKD, encoded by the coding sequence ATGAAACGTCGTCATTTCATGGTTGGCGCCGGCGCGCTCGTCGGTGCCTCGCTACTGGCGGAAAACCTGCCCGGCCTGGGTTCCGCTTCACAGTCCGGCGCGCCTGAAAGCGAAGAGGCGCCTGTGAGCGTCGAGCCGCATTCGGCGTCGTGGCGCGTCGATGTACACCATCACCTGCTGCCGCCTTTTTATGTCGAGGCGCTGCAGCGCGCAGGGTTCGGCGGGGTTGCCGGGCAGACGTTGCCGCCGTGGACGCCGGAGCATTCGCTGGCCCTGCTCGATGCCCAGGGCATCCAGGCGGCGCTGATGTCCCTGCCGGCGCCGGCGGTCGACTTCGCTGAGCCCGCTGCCCGCGCCGAACTGGCGCGGCGCTGCAACGAGTACGCGGCCGAGTTGGTGCAGCGCCAGGCGAATCGCTTCGGTACGTTCGCCACGCTGCCATTGCCGTCCACAGCTGAGGCGTGTACCGAGGCGATTCACGCGCTGGATGTGCTCAAGGCCGATGGCGTGATGCTGCTGGCCAGCAGTTCAGGCGTTTTTCTCGGCGATCCACGCCTGGACGAGCTGATGGCCGAGCTGGATCGACGCGAAGCGACCGTGTTCGTCCAGCCCAACCTGCATCCGAGCAGCCAGACGCTGGCCGTGGAGGCGCCAGGCTTCGTACTGGAACTGGTCTGCGACACGACCCGTGCCGCCGTGAACCTGATGCTTTCGGGGACGATGGAGCGTTATCCGGGTATCCGCTGGATTCTCGCCAATGCCGGCGGCTTCCTGCCCTATGCGGCCTGGCGGGTGTCGCTGGCCAATGCCATCCCCGAGTTTCAGGAGCGCGTGCCTCAGGGGGTGATGAGCTATCTGCAGCGCTTCTATTTCGATACCGCATTGGCGCCGTCGGCCCCGACCCAGGCGGTTCTGCACGAACTGGTCGAGCCGCGTCAGGTGTTGTTCGGCAGTGGCTTCCCAATTGCTCCGCCCGCGTTGGTCGAGCAGCAGCTAGCAGAGCTGGGCAGTGCTTCCCCATGGTCGGCCACACAGCTTGCCGGTATCGCACGTGGCCATGGGCTGAGCCTGTTCCCGCGTTTTGCCAAGGCTGGCGAGGCGGTCGTCGCCGCGCCCCGTCATGCATCCGAGTCCACCCTGCACCGACTGGGGCGGACGGCTACCCAACCGCTGGCCGCACTGGCTCAGCGTCTTAAGGATTGA
- a CDS encoding NADH:flavin oxidoreductase/NADH oxidase family protein, with product MSRLFEPLHLPNGQVIPNRIAKAAMEENLADVDHAPSPALIQLYRSWAQGGAGLIITGNVMVDRHALTGPGGVVLESDRHLPRFHDWAQACRSEGAQAWLQINHPGRQLMAVLGQPALGPSAVPVKIPGLERLFAQPRALSEREIEALIERYVRTAVLAERAGFTGVQIHAAHGYLFSQFLSPLSNRRDDQWGGSLENRARILLRTVAAVRAQVTAQFCVAVKLNSADFQRGGFDSEEATAVVQMLNPLAVDLIELSGGSYESPAMQGQTRDGSTLAREAYFLEFAERIGAVARMPIMVTGGVRRKAVAEQALQGRVAMVGMATALAMEPQLPTRWRQGEDAVVQPVVVNWKNKALAAGATQAVVKKQLVLLGKGRPTNPRVSPLLALLGSQLTLRRQARRYRRWLASTR from the coding sequence ATGAGCCGCTTGTTCGAGCCGTTGCACCTGCCCAACGGCCAGGTCATCCCCAACCGTATCGCCAAGGCCGCAATGGAGGAGAACCTGGCCGACGTCGACCATGCGCCGAGCCCGGCACTGATCCAGCTCTACCGCAGCTGGGCGCAGGGCGGTGCGGGCCTGATCATCACCGGCAACGTGATGGTCGATCGTCATGCGCTGACCGGGCCGGGAGGCGTGGTGCTGGAAAGTGACAGGCATTTGCCACGGTTTCACGACTGGGCGCAGGCATGCCGCAGCGAGGGCGCGCAGGCCTGGCTGCAGATCAATCATCCCGGCCGGCAGTTAATGGCTGTCCTTGGTCAGCCGGCACTCGGGCCGTCGGCGGTGCCGGTGAAGATCCCCGGTCTGGAGCGACTGTTCGCCCAGCCCCGCGCCCTGTCCGAAAGGGAGATCGAGGCACTGATCGAGCGCTACGTCCGCACCGCCGTGCTGGCCGAACGTGCCGGCTTCACCGGCGTTCAGATCCATGCGGCGCACGGTTACCTGTTCAGCCAGTTTCTTTCGCCACTGAGCAATCGCCGCGATGATCAATGGGGCGGCAGCCTGGAGAATCGTGCGCGCATCCTGCTGCGTACCGTGGCTGCCGTACGGGCGCAGGTCACTGCGCAGTTCTGTGTGGCGGTGAAGCTCAATTCGGCCGATTTCCAGAGGGGCGGCTTCGATAGCGAGGAGGCAACTGCCGTGGTGCAGATGCTCAACCCGCTGGCGGTGGATCTGATCGAGCTTTCCGGTGGCAGCTACGAGAGCCCGGCGATGCAGGGGCAGACACGCGACGGCAGTACCCTGGCGCGCGAAGCCTACTTTCTCGAATTCGCCGAGCGCATCGGCGCGGTAGCGCGCATGCCGATCATGGTCACCGGCGGCGTGCGCCGCAAGGCAGTCGCCGAGCAGGCCTTGCAGGGGCGTGTGGCGATGGTCGGCATGGCCACTGCGCTGGCCATGGAGCCACAGTTACCGACACGCTGGCGCCAAGGCGAGGATGCCGTCGTGCAGCCTGTGGTGGTGAACTGGAAGAACAAGGCGCTTGCCGCCGGGGCGACCCAGGCCGTGGTCAAGAAACAGCTGGTACTGCTGGGCAAGGGGCGTCCGACCAACCCGAGGGTATCTCCCTTGCTGGCGTTGCTCGGAAGTCAGCTGACGCTCCGGCGTCAGGCGCGCCGCTACCGGCGCTGGCTGGCGAGCACGCGTTAG
- a CDS encoding amidohydrolase family protein encodes MSIQQGRIDVHHHIIPPVYAEAIHRHGLQLHAGAPLPNWSPEKSLQVMDVNGIQRAITSLTTPGAHLGGGVAQASSLARACNEYAAELCSRHPERFGSFALLPLPFTEASCAEAIHALDVLKADGLVMFGSSDGVFLGDPRFDELMAELDRREAVVFVHPNLHQTSEQLGMQAPGFLIEFLCDTTRAAVNLILTGTLERYPRIRWILAHGGGFLPYVAWRVSLANALPQFQDKAPQGVMHYLKRFYFDTALSPSRYSMAALKALVEPSHILFGSDFPFAPAPLTTLQCQTLEENPLWSAEQLYGIHRGHALSLFPRYRQEGEVVQPAPIYSGESFTNRLKRNLARPVGAFVERVRSR; translated from the coding sequence ATGAGCATCCAGCAAGGCCGTATCGACGTTCACCACCACATCATCCCGCCGGTCTATGCCGAGGCCATCCACCGTCACGGCCTGCAACTGCATGCGGGGGCGCCGTTGCCCAACTGGTCGCCGGAAAAGTCCCTGCAGGTCATGGATGTCAACGGCATCCAGCGTGCGATTACCTCCCTGACCACGCCGGGTGCCCACCTCGGTGGCGGGGTGGCGCAGGCCAGTAGCCTGGCGCGCGCCTGCAATGAGTACGCCGCCGAACTGTGCAGCCGGCATCCTGAGCGCTTCGGCAGCTTTGCCCTGTTGCCACTGCCGTTCACCGAAGCCAGCTGCGCCGAAGCGATCCACGCGCTGGATGTGCTCAAGGCCGATGGCCTGGTGATGTTCGGCAGTAGCGATGGGGTCTTTCTCGGCGACCCGCGTTTCGACGAGCTGATGGCCGAGCTGGATCGCCGCGAGGCAGTGGTATTCGTTCACCCCAACCTGCATCAGACCAGCGAGCAGTTGGGCATGCAGGCGCCGGGCTTTCTCATCGAGTTTCTCTGCGACACGACGCGGGCTGCGGTCAATCTGATCCTCACCGGCACGCTCGAGCGTTATCCGCGCATTCGCTGGATCCTCGCCCATGGCGGTGGTTTCCTGCCGTACGTGGCCTGGCGCGTATCGCTGGCCAATGCGCTGCCGCAGTTTCAGGACAAGGCGCCACAGGGGGTGATGCACTACCTCAAGCGTTTCTACTTCGACACCGCGCTGTCGCCCTCGCGCTACTCGATGGCGGCGCTCAAGGCGCTGGTCGAACCGTCGCATATCCTCTTCGGCAGCGACTTCCCCTTCGCCCCAGCTCCGCTGACCACCCTGCAATGCCAGACGCTGGAGGAGAACCCGCTGTGGTCTGCGGAGCAGTTGTACGGTATTCACCGTGGGCATGCCCTGAGCCTGTTCCCGCGCTATCGCCAGGAGGGCGAGGTGGTACAGCCTGCGCCGATCTACAGCGGTGAATCGTTCACCAACCGTTTGAAGCGAAACCTGGCCCGCCCGGTCGGTGCCTTCGTCGAACGCGTACGCAGTCGCTGA
- a CDS encoding phytanoyl-CoA dioxygenase family protein, which yields MSFPAYPTRVLTAEEIQRYREDGVVMLRGAIDPNWMALVESGIETARGDASLVGRFMSRKVEGYQMDIFLWKRIDALRDLIYYGPFARWAQQLMGSQQVRFFYDQMFVKEPGTDAPTPWHQDLSFWPIRGEQICSFWIPCDPVNRENSGLLYVKGSHKWPQRFKAISPDYVAAIIDEQMDDIPDINAHPERYELLDWDMEPGDILMFHPLTLHGSYGNQSRTRRRRALALRWVGDDVIYAPSARRMPIHFEHSSVPGGALQGAAFPRILPEMDAQERAARARPERPSTSKLLRSSLSNAVAAARLVLKPGKTASLKQTWTKSET from the coding sequence ATGTCTTTCCCTGCATATCCCACTCGCGTCCTGACCGCCGAGGAAATCCAGCGCTACCGAGAGGACGGTGTCGTCATGCTCAGGGGCGCCATCGATCCCAACTGGATGGCCCTGGTGGAGAGTGGTATCGAGACAGCGAGAGGCGATGCTTCGCTGGTGGGGCGCTTCATGTCGCGCAAGGTCGAGGGCTACCAGATGGATATCTTTCTGTGGAAGCGCATCGATGCCCTGCGTGACCTGATCTACTACGGGCCTTTCGCGCGCTGGGCCCAGCAGTTGATGGGTTCGCAGCAGGTGCGTTTCTTCTATGACCAGATGTTCGTCAAGGAGCCCGGAACCGATGCACCGACGCCCTGGCATCAGGATCTGAGCTTCTGGCCTATTCGCGGCGAGCAGATCTGCTCGTTCTGGATTCCCTGCGACCCGGTCAACCGCGAGAACAGCGGGCTGCTGTACGTGAAGGGTTCGCACAAGTGGCCGCAGCGTTTCAAGGCCATCTCGCCGGACTATGTGGCGGCTATCATCGACGAGCAGATGGATGACATCCCCGATATCAACGCTCATCCCGAGCGCTATGAGTTGCTCGACTGGGACATGGAGCCAGGCGATATCCTGATGTTCCACCCGCTGACCCTGCATGGCTCCTACGGCAATCAGTCACGCACGCGCCGTCGTCGCGCCCTGGCCTTGCGCTGGGTGGGGGACGATGTGATCTACGCGCCTTCGGCCAGGCGCATGCCGATTCACTTCGAGCACTCGTCGGTACCGGGCGGTGCGCTGCAGGGGGCCGCGTTCCCGCGCATCCTGCCCGAGATGGATGCGCAGGAACGTGCTGCCCGAGCCAGGCCGGAGCGACCCAGCACGAGCAAACTGCTGCGTTCTTCGCTGAGCAACGCCGTGGCGGCTGCAAGGCTGGTGCTCAAGCCCGGCAAGACAGCTTCGCTCAAGCAGACGTGGACGAAGTCCGAGACCTGA
- a CDS encoding bifunctional 3-(3-hydroxy-phenyl)propionate/3-hydroxycinnamic acid hydroxylase, translated as MHNNNKSLPDTTDVLIIGTGPVGATLAALLGRYGVQTLVVDRIHDILLMPRAIALDNEALRILQLAGLAEDAFDRIVIPEVRMHCPMVGQFGRANTSGSLDGHPKLVTFYQPDLERSMRAQFQRFDNVTSLGGLELMDIHQDSDGVTAMLRTEDGDLHQVRARYLVGADGASSKVRSLIGQDFEGQSYTEDWLIVDACQREGKAIDHVEFLCDHRRPTPHMPAPGGRERWEFMLRAGETREQMEHADKIGTLLERWIAPSDLHIERKAVYRFHARCCKRFQQGRVFLIGDAAHITPPFVGQGLVAGLRDAANLAWKLSWVLQGRASPDILDSYDEERRPHAQQMIDLAKFMGRLIMPRNALLAALGHGLMRLVSLIPPARRHFEELEIKPKNVFRHGLFVSRTRRCGVLRGGLLPQGLVRTSDGRILPSDDVLGDSLTLIGLGVDPGVGLPADLKRRWEQAGGRYLQVGLHGQRSKGPGPFVEDLGQSLMGAAAMGSLLVVRPDRILMHGGHAAQAASLIDDCLRLLGK; from the coding sequence ATGCACAACAACAATAAATCGCTGCCTGACACCACCGACGTACTGATCATCGGCACCGGCCCGGTGGGTGCCACGCTGGCCGCCCTGCTCGGCCGCTACGGCGTCCAGACCCTGGTCGTCGACAGGATCCACGACATCCTGCTGATGCCACGCGCCATCGCGCTGGACAACGAGGCACTGAGAATCCTCCAACTGGCCGGTCTGGCCGAAGATGCCTTCGACAGGATCGTGATCCCCGAGGTGCGCATGCACTGCCCCATGGTCGGCCAGTTCGGCCGCGCCAATACCAGTGGCAGCCTGGACGGTCATCCCAAGCTGGTGACCTTCTACCAGCCGGATCTGGAGCGCTCGATGCGCGCGCAATTCCAGCGCTTCGACAACGTCACCAGCCTTGGCGGCCTGGAGTTGATGGACATTCACCAGGACAGCGACGGCGTCACGGCCATGCTGCGCACAGAGGACGGGGATCTGCATCAGGTACGTGCGCGCTATCTGGTGGGTGCCGATGGTGCCAGCTCGAAGGTGCGCAGCCTGATCGGTCAGGACTTTGAGGGTCAGAGCTATACCGAGGACTGGCTGATCGTCGATGCCTGCCAACGCGAAGGCAAGGCTATCGACCATGTGGAGTTCCTCTGCGACCACCGTCGACCGACGCCGCACATGCCGGCGCCGGGCGGCCGCGAACGCTGGGAGTTCATGCTGCGCGCAGGCGAGACGCGCGAGCAGATGGAGCATGCCGACAAGATCGGCACGCTTCTCGAACGCTGGATCGCACCCAGCGACTTGCACATCGAGCGCAAGGCCGTGTACCGCTTCCACGCACGCTGCTGCAAACGCTTCCAGCAAGGCCGGGTATTTCTCATCGGCGACGCCGCCCACATCACCCCGCCATTCGTCGGCCAAGGCCTGGTCGCCGGCCTGCGCGATGCCGCCAACCTGGCCTGGAAACTGAGCTGGGTGCTGCAAGGCCGGGCGAGCCCGGACATTCTCGACAGCTATGACGAGGAGCGCCGCCCGCATGCCCAGCAGATGATCGACCTGGCCAAATTCATGGGTCGCCTGATCATGCCGAGGAACGCCCTGCTTGCCGCGCTCGGTCATGGCCTGATGCGCCTCGTCAGCCTGATCCCGCCAGCCCGTCGTCACTTCGAGGAACTGGAGATCAAGCCGAAGAACGTTTTCCGCCATGGTCTGTTCGTGAGCAGAACCCGACGCTGCGGCGTGCTGCGCGGTGGCTTGCTGCCACAGGGGCTGGTGCGTACCAGCGACGGACGCATCCTGCCCAGTGACGACGTGCTGGGTGACAGCCTGACCCTGATCGGCCTGGGCGTCGATCCTGGCGTGGGCCTACCCGCCGATCTCAAGCGCCGCTGGGAGCAGGCAGGTGGCCGCTACCTGCAAGTCGGCCTGCATGGCCAGCGCAGCAAAGGCCCCGGCCCATTCGTCGAAGACCTCGGACAGAGCCTGATGGGGGCTGCCGCGATGGGCTCGCTGCTGGTGGTTCGCCCGGATCGGATCCTCATGCATGGCGGCCACGCCGCTCAGGCCGCAAGCCTGATCGACGACTGCCTGCGCCTGCTGGGAAAGTGA
- a CDS encoding LLM class flavin-dependent oxidoreductase codes for MKFSLFVHMERYDEQVGHRQLFDELTELTLMAENGGFSTVWIGEHHAMEYTISPSPIPLLAYLAARTHTIRLGAGTIIAPFWHPIRVAGECALLDVISNGRMEVGLARGAYQYEFDRMMNGMPATDGGKYLREMVPVVKALWQGDIAHEGEIWKFPTSTSSPRPLQQPTPPMWIAARDPDSHNFAVANGCNVMVTPLMKGDEEVVDLKNKFEAALANNPDVPRPQLMVLRHTHVHTVDDPEGWKVGAAAISRFYRTFDAWFGNKQTPVNGLLPPSPEEKFKERPEFELENIRKNTMIGTPEEIIARIRHYQELGVDEFSFWADNSLPYAEKKKSLELFIQHVVPAFR; via the coding sequence ATGAAATTCTCTTTGTTCGTTCATATGGAGCGTTACGACGAGCAGGTCGGCCATCGCCAGCTTTTCGACGAGTTGACCGAGCTCACGCTCATGGCCGAGAACGGCGGCTTCTCCACCGTGTGGATCGGTGAACACCACGCCATGGAATACACCATCTCCCCCAGCCCCATTCCGCTGCTGGCCTACCTGGCCGCCCGCACCCACACCATCCGTCTGGGCGCCGGCACCATCATCGCGCCGTTCTGGCACCCCATCCGCGTGGCCGGTGAATGCGCCCTGCTCGACGTGATCAGCAACGGTCGCATGGAAGTCGGCCTGGCCCGTGGCGCCTACCAGTACGAATTCGACCGCATGATGAACGGCATGCCTGCCACTGACGGCGGCAAGTACCTGCGCGAGATGGTGCCGGTGGTCAAAGCCCTGTGGCAGGGCGATATCGCTCATGAAGGCGAGATCTGGAAATTCCCCACCTCGACTTCCTCGCCGCGTCCGCTGCAGCAACCGACCCCGCCGATGTGGATCGCCGCACGCGACCCCGACTCGCACAACTTCGCCGTCGCCAACGGTTGCAACGTCATGGTCACACCGCTGATGAAAGGCGACGAAGAAGTCGTGGATCTTAAGAACAAGTTCGAAGCGGCCTTGGCCAACAATCCGGACGTGCCACGCCCGCAGCTGATGGTGCTGCGCCACACCCACGTGCACACGGTGGACGATCCGGAAGGCTGGAAGGTCGGGGCCGCAGCCATCTCGCGCTTCTATCGCACCTTCGACGCCTGGTTCGGCAACAAGCAGACACCGGTCAACGGCCTGCTGCCGCCGAGCCCGGAAGAGAAATTCAAGGAGCGCCCGGAGTTCGAACTGGAGAACATCCGCAAGAACACCATGATCGGCACCCCGGAAGAAATCATCGCGCGCATCCGTCACTACCAGGAACTGGGCGTCGACGAGTTCAGCTTCTGGGCCGACAACAGCCTACCCTACGCCGAGAAGAAGAAGTCGCTGGAGCTGTTCATCCAGCACGTGGTGCCGGCGTTCCGCTGA
- a CDS encoding methyl-accepting chemotaxis protein encodes MSIKHKLVMTFAVIASLPVILVAVLVVLNLRDSAREDFIDSSGSEIRQVENAMRLFFDGISQNVDYLAAHPQIAATDANLKRFTTAEMAAQPEGEQDRALFELFAGLAASHPAYAYVSLGTSEGGYVFWPGDPSLSNYDPRTRPWYQRAMAEPNKTLRTEAYYWAADDVVLVSTVRSLANRLGQQGGVVNIDVSLRQLTDIVRQIKLGESGYLMLMERNGTVLVDPSQPEHNFKALKDLGSAYAELAATRDGLVELAIDGQPFMANVYSSETLGWQFIGLVKKSEVMAGATHMTWLIVSIAALVALAFAVLGAVFASMIVRPISAVASGLEGIAQGEGDLTNSLVVRGRDETAQLAGWFNRFLASIRDMILSIGQAAGRIHSSSSSSNEVAQELADVAARQREAVDMVSTAFHEMVMTANEVARACSEAAGSADAGQRQAHDGQQQIEASASSVTRLSEEMQLSVQSMQQLQQDSDSIQSILGTIRAIAEQTNLLALNAAIEAARAGEQGRGFAVVADEVRALAKRTADATGEIDGLLGNLARRTQDTARQMHASLDVSRQTVNSIGEARSSFERIREAVDNIRDMNTQIATAAEEQHQVAEDINRHISQIHSDSQQVAELAESTSHDARTLTELSDELNQLVRRFKT; translated from the coding sequence ATGAGTATCAAGCACAAACTGGTCATGACCTTCGCGGTCATCGCCAGCCTTCCCGTCATTCTGGTCGCGGTTCTGGTGGTGCTGAACCTGCGTGACTCGGCCAGGGAGGATTTCATCGACAGCAGTGGAAGCGAAATCCGCCAGGTGGAGAACGCCATGCGCCTGTTCTTCGACGGTATCAGTCAGAACGTCGATTACCTGGCCGCACATCCGCAGATTGCTGCGACGGATGCGAACCTCAAGCGTTTCACCACCGCCGAGATGGCTGCTCAGCCCGAGGGCGAGCAGGATCGTGCATTGTTCGAGCTGTTCGCCGGGCTGGCGGCCAGTCATCCGGCCTATGCCTACGTCTCGCTGGGGACGAGCGAAGGCGGCTATGTGTTCTGGCCGGGAGATCCGAGCCTGAGCAATTACGATCCGCGCACGCGTCCCTGGTACCAGCGGGCGATGGCCGAGCCGAACAAGACGCTGCGTACCGAGGCCTATTACTGGGCGGCTGACGACGTGGTGCTGGTGAGTACCGTGCGTAGCCTGGCCAACCGCCTCGGCCAGCAGGGTGGGGTGGTCAACATCGATGTTTCGCTGCGTCAGCTCACCGACATCGTGCGGCAGATCAAGCTGGGTGAGAGTGGCTACCTGATGCTGATGGAGCGCAATGGCACGGTGCTGGTCGACCCGAGCCAGCCGGAGCATAACTTCAAGGCGCTCAAGGATCTCGGCAGCGCTTATGCTGAGCTGGCCGCAACCCGTGACGGGTTGGTCGAGCTGGCCATCGATGGCCAGCCGTTCATGGCCAATGTCTATTCCTCGGAAACGTTGGGTTGGCAGTTCATCGGGCTGGTCAAGAAGAGCGAGGTGATGGCCGGTGCGACCCACATGACCTGGCTCATCGTGTCCATCGCGGCGCTGGTGGCGCTGGCCTTCGCTGTGCTCGGTGCTGTGTTCGCCAGCATGATCGTGCGGCCGATCAGCGCTGTGGCCAGCGGCCTGGAAGGCATCGCCCAGGGTGAGGGCGACCTGACCAACAGCCTGGTCGTACGTGGCCGTGACGAGACGGCGCAACTGGCCGGCTGGTTCAACCGGTTTCTGGCGTCGATCCGCGACATGATCCTCAGCATCGGCCAGGCGGCCGGGCGCATCCACAGCAGCTCCAGCAGTTCCAACGAGGTGGCGCAGGAGCTGGCGGATGTGGCAGCGCGCCAGCGCGAAGCGGTGGACATGGTGTCCACCGCCTTCCACGAAATGGTCATGACCGCCAACGAGGTGGCCCGCGCCTGTTCCGAGGCCGCCGGGTCGGCGGATGCAGGGCAGCGCCAGGCACACGACGGGCAGCAGCAGATCGAAGCCTCGGCCAGCAGCGTGACGCGCCTGAGCGAAGAGATGCAACTGTCGGTGCAGTCGATGCAGCAACTGCAGCAGGACAGTGATTCGATCCAGTCGATCCTCGGCACCATCCGCGCGATTGCCGAGCAGACCAACCTGCTGGCGTTGAATGCTGCCATCGAGGCGGCGCGAGCCGGTGAGCAGGGCCGTGGTTTTGCCGTGGTGGCTGACGAGGTGCGTGCGCTGGCCAAGCGCACCGCCGATGCCACGGGGGAGATCGACGGCCTGCTCGGCAACCTGGCGCGACGCACGCAGGACACCGCTCGGCAGATGCACGCCAGCCTCGACGTGTCGCGTCAGACGGTGAATTCGATTGGTGAGGCGCGCTCCAGTTTCGAGCGCATCCGCGAGGCGGTGGACAACATCCGCGACATGAACACGCAGATCGCCACGGCAGCCGAGGAACAGCACCAGGTCGCGGAGGACATCAACCGCCATATCAGCCAGATCCACAGCGACTCGCAGCAGGTCGCCGAACTGGCCGAATCCACCAGCCATGATGCGCGAACCTTGACTGAGCTATCCGATGAGCTGAACCAGTTGGTCAGGCGCTTCAAGACCTGA
- a CDS encoding flavin reductase family protein — translation MIDADTYKKVMGSFPSGVTVITTLDDDGQIVGLTASAFSSLSLEPALVLFCPNYSSDSYPTLIRNKRFAIHLLSAEQKDEAYAFAKKGKDKAQGIEWSLSELGNPILANATAVIECELWREYEGGDHAILVGEVKNLIVAEQSLAPMIYCRGKMGALPALA, via the coding sequence ATGATCGACGCAGATACCTACAAGAAAGTCATGGGTTCCTTTCCCTCCGGCGTGACCGTGATCACCACGCTGGACGATGACGGCCAGATCGTCGGCCTGACCGCCAGCGCCTTCAGCTCCCTGTCGTTGGAGCCTGCTCTGGTGCTGTTCTGTCCCAACTACAGCTCCGACTCCTACCCCACCCTGATCCGCAACAAGCGCTTCGCCATCCACCTGCTCTCCGCCGAGCAGAAGGACGAAGCCTATGCCTTCGCCAAAAAGGGCAAGGACAAGGCACAAGGTATCGAGTGGTCGTTGAGCGAGCTGGGCAACCCGATCCTGGCGAACGCCACCGCCGTCATCGAATGCGAGCTGTGGCGCGAGTACGAAGGCGGTGACCACGCCATCCTGGTAGGTGAAGTAAAGAACCTGATCGTCGCCGAACAGAGCCTGGCGCCAATGATCTACTGCCGCGGCAAGATGGGCGCCCTGCCCGCTCTGGCCTGA
- a CDS encoding TetR/AcrR family transcriptional regulator translates to MSRADTPSSAPAQPLTRGYKKRERTRRGLIDAALRLFARKEVGEVALLDVATEAEVASGTIYNYFRSREEVVEAVGLSLADEFSEVIASRSAGIHSGAQRLAVGIRLFILRALADPQWASAVIRVVHFDQAMRSKIAGYVLADLRAGAEEGALSYEDEGIALDLVVSCTLGAMRSAVEGRSAAEHDARLAEMILKALGATPARARKLARQALPD, encoded by the coding sequence ATGAGTCGAGCCGATACACCCAGTAGCGCGCCTGCCCAGCCCCTCACTCGCGGCTACAAGAAGCGCGAGCGCACACGCCGCGGCCTGATCGATGCAGCATTGCGCCTGTTCGCCCGCAAGGAGGTGGGCGAAGTGGCGCTGCTCGACGTGGCCACGGAAGCAGAGGTGGCCAGCGGTACCATCTACAACTACTTCCGCTCCCGCGAGGAAGTGGTGGAAGCCGTCGGCCTGAGCCTGGCCGACGAGTTCTCCGAAGTCATCGCCTCGCGCAGCGCCGGCATTCACAGCGGCGCACAGCGTCTGGCCGTAGGCATTCGCCTGTTCATCCTGCGTGCGCTCGCCGACCCGCAATGGGCCAGCGCAGTGATCCGCGTGGTGCACTTCGACCAGGCCATGCGCTCGAAAATCGCTGGTTATGTGCTGGCTGACCTGCGCGCCGGTGCCGAGGAAGGCGCCCTCAGCTATGAAGACGAAGGCATCGCCCTCGACCTAGTGGTGTCCTGCACACTGGGCGCGATGCGCAGTGCGGTCGAGGGGCGTAGCGCAGCGGAACACGATGCGCGGCTCGCGGAAATGATCCTCAAGGCCCTGGGCGCCACACCGGCCAGAGCACGCAAGCTGGCTCGCCAGGCCCTGCCGGACTAA